From Haloplanus rubicundus, one genomic window encodes:
- a CDS encoding BrxA family protein, which translates to MPDGRPSGNFEINSLNGQFGPDETHIGLVAASLDLEQTRAIVELYNECGDWETTNDEWLEQRKAGRLTVEGSRRAYNAIKPRLQEAGGGLPPLSQLPTVLDACRKERDKHQVLFCYLVAEDAVVRYVLHEYIQQLQRKSVSSLDFSNEQIIAFLDQFRHTDDSPLDFSDSTKDRWGTNFRSALRSIGVIQSKQGTDGDVPNIGDTPLETAAYWSWQQLDDEWLQNPLGWRYLFQPEPFWSPQSDRLAKSTRWSTHESHGRLWYEPVEDFYANFGKTA; encoded by the coding sequence ATGCCAGACGGCCGGCCATCGGGAAATTTCGAGATCAACTCCCTGAACGGCCAGTTCGGTCCGGACGAGACACATATCGGGCTCGTCGCCGCGAGCCTGGATTTAGAACAGACCCGGGCCATCGTCGAACTGTATAACGAATGTGGAGACTGGGAGACGACCAACGACGAGTGGCTCGAACAGCGGAAGGCAGGCCGACTCACTGTCGAGGGCTCCCGCCGCGCATATAATGCGATCAAACCACGACTGCAGGAAGCCGGCGGAGGTCTCCCACCACTCAGTCAGCTCCCTACAGTGCTGGATGCGTGCCGAAAAGAACGGGACAAACACCAGGTCCTGTTCTGTTACCTCGTCGCCGAGGACGCCGTCGTCCGCTATGTCCTGCATGAATACATCCAGCAGCTCCAGCGAAAGAGCGTCAGCAGCCTTGACTTCTCCAACGAGCAAATCATCGCGTTCCTGGACCAGTTCCGCCATACCGACGACTCGCCACTGGATTTCTCCGACTCAACGAAAGACCGGTGGGGGACGAACTTCCGGAGCGCCCTGCGTTCAATCGGCGTAATCCAGTCCAAGCAGGGAACCGACGGCGATGTCCCAAACATTGGCGACACCCCCCTGGAGACAGCGGCCTACTGGTCGTGGCAACAGCTGGACGATGAGTGGTTACAGAACCCGCTTGGATGGCGATATCTCTTCCAGCCCGAGCCGTTCTGGAGCCCCCAGAGCGACCGGCTCGCCAAATCGACCCGATGGAGCACCCATGAGTCCCACGGCCGCCTCTGGTACGAACCGGTCGAGGACTTCTACGCGAACTTCGGGAAAACAGCATGA